A single Oncorhynchus mykiss isolate Arlee chromosome 24, USDA_OmykA_1.1, whole genome shotgun sequence DNA region contains:
- the LOC110503859 gene encoding trafficking regulator of GLUT4 1: protein MAINIDTEFEKSNLGESGRAPANESQETEKLLSPVTTEPAGGNGMKMSSSFTVNVGSDKNLDVDQNGHSLPFRSGSAGHLAAAPLSPSRVSLSRSCTSSIGNAAVQEAQKPKDYLILVILSCFCPVWPVSIVALLFSIMSRNSLQSGDMDGAKRLGKLARLLSVVSIFLGVLIIVVSVTVSVTK, encoded by the exons ATGGCAATCAACATAGACACTGAATTCGAGAAATCTAACCTGGGTGAGAGCGGTCGCGCACCCGCCAACGAGTCTCAGGAGACGGAGAAACTTCTCAGCCCCGTGACCACCGAGCCCGCTGGCGGCAACGGTATGAAAATGTCCTCCTCCTTCACAGTCAACGTGGGGAGCGACAAAAACCTGGATGTAGACCAGAACGGCCACAGTTTGCCCTTTAGGTCGGGCTCTGCAGGGCACCTTGCTGCTGCCCCCCTTTCCCCGTCCCGGGTCAGTTTGAGTCGCAGTTGCACATCTTCCATCGGAAACGCCGCGGTCCAAGAAGCGCAAAAGCCCAAAGACTACCTCATACTGGTCATATTGTCCTGCTTCTGCCCTGTCTGGCCCGTCAGCATTGTTGCTTTGTTATTTTCAATTATG TCAAGAAACAGCCTGCAGTCGGGAGACATGGACGGCGCTAAGAGACTGGGTAAACTGGCTCGACTCCTCAGTGTCGTTTCCATATTCCTGGGTGTGCTCATCATAGTCGTGTCTGTAACGGTCTCTg TAACCAAGTGA